Proteins encoded within one genomic window of Tigriopus californicus strain San Diego chromosome 12, Tcal_SD_v2.1, whole genome shotgun sequence:
- the LOC131891253 gene encoding probable H/ACA ribonucleoprotein complex subunit 1 isoform X1 gives MNSKLICSLFVLLAVVHVSVAHGRGRRRGNCGGDGNGGGGNGGGGGTGGGGGGTGGGTGGGGTGGGGDGGGAGTGGSGNGGAPLIINPNQRRDDSELNNNNNNTLEFSGVDGDNDENDGGESEAFNGGNNSGESSGENEFDGFRPRPGPPNRFRGNNGFQNGFQNGRFQGNNEFQPGPFQGNNGFQHGQFQGGNGFREGRFQGVNGFRNGRFQGGNGFPNGRFQGGNGFQNGRFQSGNDFRRGRFRGNNGFQGDRFQGGNQFQGGRSQGNNDFREGRFQGNNQFQGGKSRGNNDFQGGRSQAKNKFQGGRSQGNNEFQGGRSPGNNGPQEEGDFRGENR, from the exons ATGAATTCCAAATTGATTTGCTCCCTCTTCGTTCTCCTGGCTGTGGTACACGTTAGTGTTGCAC ATGGCCGTGGGCGAAGGCGTGGCAATTGTGGAGGAGATGGCAACGGAGGTGGTGGCAATGGAGGTGGTGGGGGAACCGGTGGTGGCGGCGGCGGTACGGGAGGTGGCACTGGAGGCGGAGGAACCGGTGGTGGCGGTGATGGAGGTGGGGCAGGAACAGGAGGTTCTGGAAATGGTGGCGCTCCACTCATAATCAACCCAAACCAGCGCCGTGATGACTCAGAActaaataacaacaacaacaataccCTTGAGTTCAGTGGCGTGGATGGGGACAATGATGAAAACGATGGAGGAGAAAGTGAAGCTTTCAATGGAGGAAACAATAGTGGAGAAAGCAGCGGAGAGAATGAATTTGATGGATTTCGCCCGCGTCCAGGCCCCCCAAACAGATTCAGGGGCAATAACGGCTTCCAAAACGGCTTCCAAAACGGCAGATTCCAAGGcaacaatgaattccaaccTGGCCCATTCCAGGGCAACAATGGATTCCAACATGGCCAATTCCAGGGTGGTAATGGTTTTCGAGAAGGCAGATTCCAGGGCGTTAATGGTTTCCGAAATGGTAGATTCCAGGGTGGCAATGGCTTCCCAAATGGTAGATTCCAGGGTGGCAATGGCTTCCAAAATGGTAGATTCCAGAGCGGTAACGATTTCCGACGAGGCAGATTTCGTGGCAATAATGGTTTCCAAGGAGACAGATTCCAGGGcggcaatcaatttcaaggaggCAGATCCCAAGGCAACAATGATTTCCGAGAAGGCAGATTCCAGGGCAACAACCAATTTCAAGGTGGCAAATCCCGCGGCaataatgattttcaaggAGGCAGATCACaggccaaaaacaaattccaagGAGGCAGATCCCAGGGCAACAACGAATTCCAAGGTGGCAGATCCCCTGGCAATAATGGGCCCCAAGAAGAAGGTGACTTCCGTGGTGAAAATAGATAA
- the LOC131891253 gene encoding probable H/ACA ribonucleoprotein complex subunit 1 isoform X2 yields MNSKLICSLFVLLAVVHVNVAHGRGRRRGNCGGDGNGGGGNGGGGGTGGGGGGTGGGTGGGGTGGGGDGGGAGTGGSGNGGAPLIINPNQRRDDSELNNNNNNTLEFSGVDGDNDENDGGESEAFNGGNNSGESSGENEFDGFRPRPGPPNRFRGNNGFQNGFQNGRFQGNNEFQPGPFQGNNGFQHGQFQGGNGFREGRFQGVNGFRNGRFQGGNGFPNGRFQGGNGFQNGRFQSGNDFRRGRFRGNNGFQGDRFQGGNQFQGGRSQGNNDFREGRFQGNNQFQGGKSRGNNDFQGGRSQAKNKFQGGRSQGNNEFQGGRSPGNNGPQEEGDFRGENR; encoded by the exons ATGAATTCCAAATTGATTTGCTCCCTCTTCGTTCTCCTGGCTGTGGTACACGTTAATGTTGCAC ATGGCCGTGGGCGAAGGCGTGGCAATTGTGGAGGAGATGGCAACGGAGGTGGTGGCAATGGAGGTGGTGGGGGAACCGGTGGTGGCGGCGGCGGTACGGGAGGTGGCACTGGAGGCGGAGGAACCGGTGGTGGCGGTGATGGAGGTGGGGCAGGAACAGGAGGTTCTGGAAATGGTGGCGCTCCACTCATAATCAACCCAAACCAGCGCCGTGATGACTCAGAActaaataacaacaacaacaataccCTTGAGTTCAGTGGCGTGGATGGGGACAATGATGAAAACGATGGAGGAGAAAGTGAAGCTTTCAATGGAGGAAACAATAGTGGAGAAAGCAGCGGAGAGAATGAATTTGATGGATTTCGCCCGCGTCCAGGCCCCCCAAACAGATTCAGGGGCAATAACGGCTTCCAAAACGGCTTCCAAAACGGCAGATTCCAAGGcaacaatgaattccaaccTGGCCCATTCCAGGGCAACAATGGATTCCAACATGGCCAATTCCAGGGTGGTAATGGTTTTCGAGAAGGCAGATTCCAGGGCGTTAATGGTTTCCGAAATGGTAGATTCCAGGGTGGCAATGGCTTCCCAAATGGTAGATTCCAGGGTGGCAATGGCTTCCAAAATGGTAGATTCCAGAGCGGTAACGATTTCCGACGAGGCAGATTTCGTGGCAATAATGGTTTCCAAGGAGACAGATTCCAGGGcggcaatcaatttcaaggaggCAGATCCCAAGGCAACAATGATTTCCGAGAAGGCAGATTCCAGGGCAACAACCAATTTCAAGGTGGCAAATCCCGCGGCaataatgattttcaaggAGGCAGATCACaggccaaaaacaaattccaagGAGGCAGATCCCAGGGCAACAACGAATTCCAAGGTGGCAGATCCCCTGGCAATAATGGGCCCCAAGAAGAAGGTGACTTCCGTGGTGAAAATAGATAA
- the LOC131891252 gene encoding uncharacterized protein LOC131891252 produces the protein MPKPSQDGLGLGNKISACVTLTSGTSPQNVEPTGETQPKEPAGCSVPPGMGQERAASNPSPNNPPSSPYREGGQYLSESECISELNGSGSIHLSDNEELADLSEKEENKIGDKFAELTVNNPKTNPRSYVSVASKVRGHEVIYVHLGQKERSPLGRELFYKLWDKLQEGVVELLLKGKTPPTNVLWHSWSQQRGLIAVGDEETCKAIIQLIAQMSIKQHKFRAWKRGEFGEGRLVTAFFAGNSLKLWVGDKLLKLLKSQNKLLGNHVGVKTTDTDNGRKMIFFADPVLWKDLKGRATPLAQHKVVLRLGLAQYVFHLSRKSNLNAAPEDTPSLEREEKKSKTGEASGGDDRCEVVTARKAPVPADAPVLVEVGDETEAVSATAEIPALEEGGRTSWIRLESGGQLSEEVATETRKLIQTIQGTKLSFCELI, from the exons ATGCCCAAGCCCAGCCAGGATGGGCTTGGGCTAGGTAACAAGATAAGTGCTTGTGTTACTTTAACTAGTGGAACAAGTCCCCAAAACGTCGAACCTACGGGTGAGACGCAACCAAAGGAGCCGGCCGGATGCTCGGTGCCGCCAGGCATGGGACAGGAAAGGGCGGCTTCAAACCCTTCCCCCAATAATCCCCCGTCCTCGCCTTATCGTGAGGGAGGGCAATATCTCTCTGAATCAGAATGCATTTCAGAACTCAATGGCTCTGGAAGCATCCATCTTTCAGACAACGAGGAACTCGCCGACCTgtctgagaaagaagagaacaaAATCGGTGACAAGTTTGCCGAACTAACGGTCAACAACCCGAAAACCAACCCACGATCATATGTATCGGTGGCTTCCAAAGTCCGTGGACATGAG GTCATCTATGTCCATCTTGGTCAAAAAGAGAGATCTCCCCTGGGCCGGGAGCTATTCTACAAACTCTGGGACAAGCTCCAGGAGGGCGTGGTGGAACTTCTCCTTAAAGGCAAGACCCCTCCCACCAACGTGCTTTGGCATAGCTGGTCCCAGCAAAGAGGCCTCATTGCTGTGGGTGATGAGGAAACTTGTAAAGCAATCATCCAACTGATTGCCCAGATGAGTAtaaaacaacacaaatttcGTGCCTGGAAACGAGGCGAATTTGGAGAGGGTAGGCTTGTGACAGCGTTCTTTGCTGGCAATAGCTTGAAACTGTGGGTTGGagataagcttttgaagcttcTTAAATCTCAAAACAAACTACTCGGCAATCACGTTGGAGTCAAAACCACCGACACAGATAATGgtcgaaaaatgatcttctttgcagacccCGTCTTATGGAAAGATCTCAAAGGCAGAGCGACACCGCTTGCTCAACACAAAGTCGTCCTACGGTTAGGACTCGCCCAGTACGTGTTCCACCTGAGCCGGAAATCCAATCTGAACGCTGCTCCGGAGGACACTCCTTCCCTGGAAAGGGAGGAGAAGAAATCCAAGACAGGGGAAGCATCTGGAGGCGACGACCGATGTGAGGTGGTCACCGCAAGAAAGGCCCCTGTTCCGGCGGACGCTCCCGTTTTGGTAGAGGTGGGAGACGAGACGGAAGCGGTAAGCGCAACCGCTGAAATTCCTGCCTTGGAAGAAGGGGGGAGAACAAGCTGGATCAGACTGGAAAGTGGTGGCCAACTCTCGGAGGAAGTCGCCACTGAAACAAGGAAGCTCATCCAAACTATCCAAGGGACAAAGCTAAGTTTTTGTGAACTAATATAG
- the LOC131891254 gene encoding protein jagged-2-like — MTGRVSRCLALLVVSVNLANGDKLLSSIGNGGSRRFVFTPLRNDELPCVAENLRQSHRYICDDEANVICLSGWKEDPDWSKRDLRNPCPIPICDYHGDTCQHGQCVRPDVCACEVGWQGHLCDTCIPLPGCVHGSCNATFECNCDLNDQGAPMWEGAFCDQPACPDCHPDHGFCFEPFECQCHEGWQGPDCQECVKLPGCFHGSCEDGKTHSCQCDEGWTGHLCDQPQCGDGCHHQNGFCIEPDTCICKPEKDRIAPSVFLTGCALKMAIVMSPNQCICNSTVADEDRFDICNREKINGPMYKEQQGECSLKCTEFTAYELPHGTPHWHKGY, encoded by the exons ATGACTGGCCGTGTTTCAAGGTGCTTGGCTCTCCTGGTTGTCTCCGTGAATCTGGCCAATGGTGATAAACTTTTGTCTTCCATTGGAAATGGCGGATCCCGACGATTCGTCTTCACTCCCCTTCGAAACGATGAGCTTCCTTGTGTGGCTGAAAACCTTCGT CAATCCCATCGTTATATTTGCGACGACGAGGCCAACGTGATTTGTCTCTCTGGATGGAAGGAAGACCCAGATTGGTCCAAAAGAGATTTACGGAATCCGTGTCCAATTCCGATTTGTGATTATCACGGAGACACTTGTCAACACGGTCAATGTGTCCGACCAGATGTTTGCGCTTGTGAAGTGGGATG GCAAGGTCATCTTTGCGATACCTGCATTCCTCTGCCTGGTTGTGTGCACGGATCTTGCAATGCCACATTTGAGTGCAATTGTGATCTCAATGATCAAGGAGCGCCAATGTGGGAAGGTGCTTTTTGCGATCAAC CTGCTTGCCCGGATTGTCATCCAGACCACGGATTTTGCTTCGAACCATTTGAATGCCA ATGTCATGAAGGATGGCAAGGGCCAGATTGTCAAGAGTGTGTGAAATTGCCAGGATGTTTTCATGGCTCTTGTGAAGATGGCAAAACCCATTCTTGTCAATGTGATGAAGGTTGGACAGGCCATCTCTGCGATCAGCCTCAATGCGG TGACGGTTGCCACCACCAGAACGGATTTTGCATCGAG CCTGACACTTGTATTTGTAAGCCGGAAAAGGATCGGATTGCTCCGAGTGTGTTCCTTACTGGATGTGCCCTGAAAATGGCTATTGTTATGAGCCCAAACCAATGTATTTGTAATTCCACCGTGGCTGACGAAGATCGCTTTGATATCTGCAACcgggaaaaaatcaatg GTCCAATGTACAAAGAGCAACAGGGAGAATGCTCCTTGAAATGCACCGAGTTTACCGCTTATGAATTGCCCCATGGGACCCCACATTGGCATAAGGGCTACTGA